The following is a genomic window from Niabella soli DSM 19437.
GCGCGGCAAATTCCGCTTCCTCACAGAAAAAGAAGTCCGTAACCTTAAGTTTTTCGGCAAAGGAAAAAAATGAAACTAAAAGAGCTCATCGTTTTTGAAACCGGAGAACTGGTTGCGCTGAATAAGCCTTCGGGCCTGCTTTCCATACCCGACAGGGAGGGAAAAGAGCCCTCGTTAAAAGACCTGCTGCAGGTGCAATATGACGACATTTTTACGGTACACCGCCTGGACCGGGAAACAAGCGGTCTTATTATTTTTGCGAAAACGGCCGCCGCGCACAAACACTTCAGCCAGCAATTTGAGGCACGTAAAACAATAAAAGTCTATACCGGGCTGGTGTTAGGCTCCGTAACAGTACCCGAAGGCCATATAGACGCCCCGATAGCCGAAAACATGGTAAAACGCGGTACCATGATCATTCATCGCCGGGGCAAACAAGCGCTGACGGATTTTAAAGTATTAAAAGATTATGGCCTTTACACCTGGATGCAGTTCAATATCCACACCGGGCGCACACATCAGATACGGGTACATACAAAGGAGATAGGTCATCCGCTGGTGGGTGATACCCTTTACGGAGATGGCAAACCCGTTTTTATTTCGTCTTTTAAAAGCAAATTCAACCTGTCAAAAAATGAGCTCGAAGAACGCCCGATTCTGAACCGGTTGGCGCTGCACGCGGCTCAATTGAAAATAGCCGGCCCCGACGGAAATGTAATTGCCCTGGAGGCGCCATTGCACAAGGATTTAAGAGCCACCTTGCAGCAGTTGGATAAAAGACGATAGCCGTAGCTTATTTAACGCGGATTCGACAAACAAGCAACTTAATATTAATCTTTAACCACATAGATTCAAAGGGCTGCAGGAAGTTTAGATAGTGTAGATTGAAGCTTCGCTTCAATCTTTTGTGCCCCTATAATATTTTGAGAATAAATGGTTTACCCTATATGCCTATGTGGTTTTATTTCTTGCTTTTATCGAACTGGCGTCATTTAAACACTGCCACCAGCGCTTTAAAAAGAGATTTCAATTTTAATAAAACAGAAAGACGGGGCGTTGTTGCCGGCCCCGAATACACGGCGCCTCTTCTCAGAAAATAACTGGAGAAAGTGCCCGCCGTAAGGCCCCATTTACGGATAAACTGGTAATACCCTTTATTTTTTTTTATCCGCTTAACAGACAGGGATCCGAAATGATAAACCCTGCTGGCTGCTATGCCCCTGAAATAACGGATCCCTGTGTTCCATAACTTCATAGAAAAGTCGGGGTCCGAATACATACCCGGAGAAAACTCGGTACTATAACCTCCCACCAGGTCCCATATGTTTTTGTGCACGACATTCGGAGGCCAGGTGGCGCCCATCCAATCGCTCATGGGCAGCGTATTAAACTCGTTTAAAAGCGCTTCTTTTTGAAAATGTTCCAGGTCGGCGCCATAATCTTTTGCGATACTGCAACGGCTTTGCGGGCGCCGTTCAATAGCCGTTGCTGAAATAAAAAAATAATCGTGCCCCACTTCCTGCACCGCCTTCCAAAGGTGCTGATCCCACTGCGGGCACACATACATATCATCATTGATATATAAAATATAATCCGTATAGGCCAGCCGGGCAGCGGCGTTCAGGGCATAACAAACACCAATATTTTCTTTGCTGTGCGTATAATCGATGCCGGGCTGCTCTTTTACCCAATCAAGCGTGCCATCCGCCCCGTCATTTACATGCACAATAATTTGATGCTCAAAATCCGAATGAGATAAAATGCTTGCGATACAGGCTTTTAAATAATCAAGATTATTCCAGGAGGGCAACAGGATGGAGAACTTTTGATGCAGTTTCTTGGTACGTAAGCAATAAGATATGTCCAACAAGTTATTCAATTGGTTTAAATCCGGTTTTAATATTGCCTCGCACTCCTACCATCAGACGTTTTTTCCCATAAAATCTTGCAATAATTTTTTAAATATTCCGCAAAGTTGACCTATCTTGTACAATAATTAAACCAAAATCAGGCGCCGCCGTACCTGTTTCATTATGACTGATCCTCATAATATCTCGCTTGTCGTATCCACTTATAACTGGCCACAGGCCCTGGAATTGGTATTGCTGGGAGTAGCCGCGCAAAAAAAACTGCCGGCCGAAGTATTAATTGCCGACGACGGATCCGGAGCAGCAACAAAAGAATTGATCCGTTCTTTTCAGCATAAATTTCCCGTACCGCTACAGCATATCTGGCAGCCGGATGAGGGTTTTCAACTGGCACGCATCCGCAATAAAGCCATTGCAGCCGCTCAGGCGGATTATATTGTTCAGATCGATGGCGATTCCATCCCGGAAAAGCATTTCATCATGGACCATGCGCGGGTAGCCGAAACCGGTTGTTTTGTGCGGGGCACCCGCGGGCTGCTGACGCCAGGGGCCAGCCAACGTGCTATAGCTCAAAAAAAAATCGCCTTTCATTTTTATTCCTCCGGCGTAAAACATCGCAATAATGTCCTGCGGTCGCCCCTGCTGTTGCCACTGGGCATTAAAAAAGAAACAAACTCCTTCCGGGTTAAAGGCAGCAATATGGGGTTTTGGAGAAAGGATTTTATCCGTGTAAACGGCTACAATAACGCCATGGAAGGCTGGGGGCACGAGGATGAGGAACTGGCCGCGCGCTTTATAAATGCCGGTCTCCGGAAAAAGAAAGTAAAACTGGCCGCCGTTCAGTATCATTTACACCACAAAACGGCGTCGCAGGAACAGGAACCCCTCCATTGCTTGGTATTGGAAAACGTACGTACTCAACTGATTATAGCCTGCACCAATGGCATGGCACAACTTTAACGAAGCATATGAACCCATCAAAAAAACTGACAGTTTCCCTGGTTATTGCCACGTATAACTGGCCGCAGGCGCTGGAATGCAGCCTCAAAAGTGTTTTACGCCAAAGCAGACTGCCGGATGAAGTGATCATCGCAGATGACGGATCTACCCCGCAAACGGCCGCACTTATCGAAACCTACCGGGCGCTGTTTCCCGTACCGCTGCTCCATATCTGGCAGCCGGATGAGGGGTTCCAACTGGCGCGCATCCGCAACAAGGCCATTGCTGCAGCGCAATCTGACTATATTGTTCAGATCGACGGAGACCTGGTACTGCACCGGAACTTTATCAGCGATCACTGCGCCTTCAGCGAGCCAGGATTTTTCGCAACCGGCGGCCGGGTGTTACTGGGCAAATCGTTCTCGGAAAAAGTGCTGGCCCAGCCGCAAAAAAACATTTCTTTTTTTAATAAAGGCATCAAAAACCGGAAGAACAGCATCCGCTACCGGCCCCTGACCCGCCTGTTTAAGAACTACCGCGCCAGTGACGTTTTTTACCTGCGCGGATGTAATATGGCTTTTTGGAGAAAAGACCTGCTCAATATTAATGGCTATAACGAGGCCTTTACCGGCTGGGGCAGGGAAGACAATGAAATTGTAGTGCGACTGTTGAACAGCGGGGTGCAGAAACATGCATTAAAGCACGGCGCCATTGCCTACCACATTTATCATCCCGAAAAAGAGCGCGGCTCCTTAAGCCGCAATGAAGAACTCTTGAGTGCGGCGGTCAGCGGCAGCAGCAAATTTGCGCTTTTGGGGCTGAATCAATACTTGTGAATCTTACAGGTTTCGCAGAATACACAGAATTCAATGCCCTTCTGTAATAATCCCTGGCATCTATGGGCTATTAAATTTATTCATCTTTTTGCCAACCGGTAGGCATGCTTGATTCTGGACAGCAGGCCGCCCATTTTTTTCTTCTTCCAAAGCAGTATTTTTTGATGCCGGGCGATAAATAAAAAAAGCCGCCGGCTAAACGGCTTCGTAAGCGCCCCATGCCACAGTCCGTATAATTGCTGCATAAATTTTTGATGAGCGCCCGGCAATTGCTGAAAAACATTCAAATGCAGGTCGACAAGGCATTTAAAGGAATGATTCTGCTGTCCGGGCCTGAATTCAAAGCCACCATTTACCGTTGTATTAGCTGCATGCACCCGTTGCAGCACCATTGTTTGCGGCCAATAGCTTACACCCCCCGAACAGGCGGCTACTGCAGCGCCATACCAATCATACACCAGTCCTTCCGGCACCGGAAAAACCCTTGCAACCAACTCCCTTCGCATCAAGAGTGCGTGTCCGCTTACAGTATTAAAAATAGCGATCTTCCTCAGGTCCGTTCCCTCAAAACGCCGGTAGCTCCGGTTCCCCTTCCGGTTCCAGTCCTTTTCCCCTTCATTAAAAAACCGCACCGAATTGCAATAGATCAGCGGACTTCCCGGCGGCCAGTTGGCCAACAGCGTCGCAATCTTGTCCGGATGCCAGACATCGTCCTGATCCGCAAATCCCACAATTGCGCCGGTAGCCCTGCTTACGGCGCTGTTGAAATTTTTTGCAAACCCCAGGTTTTCAGCGTTTTTTTCCAATCGGATGCGTGGATCTTTTTCTGAGAACCGGCTCAGTATCAACATAGTATCATCAGTAGAAGCATCATCGCAAATAATGATCTCCAGGTTTTGGTACCGCTGGTTGCAAATAGAATTCAACTGTTCGGCAATATATTTTTCACCATTGTATGTGCACAGCACAATACTTACAAGCAACGACTGGTGGGCTTCAGTTTCCCCAGGGAACATTGGTACGGCTGGTTTTATAAGTCCTGAATAAATTTATACAAATTGAACGACGGTTCCTCGCTTTGAACTGCAAGGGCAGCCGCAAGCTGCGTTTTATCAATATCAGCCATGCGCTTTTTCTGGATCAACTGCCAGGCTTTTTCCGTCAGCAGCCAGGTTTTCCTGTCTCTTATTTGGTTACCCGCTGCTGCTTTCTCAATAGCTGTATAAAGCGCTTCTACTCCCTTCATCGTATGGGCTACGGTGGCGATAACCGGGATAGATGCATGCCCCATCGAAAAAGCCGGTGCCAGCAACTGCCGCAGGTTTTTTGCAAACAGATCCGCGCCCGGGCGGTCGCTTTTATTCACCACAAAAATATCGGCCACTTCCATTAAGCCGGCCTTCATGGTTTGTATTTCATCCCCGGCTTCCGGTACCAAAACCACCACCGTTACATCAGCAAGGCCGGCAATATCCACTTCGCTCTGCCCAACGCCTACCGTTTCCACAATGATCAAGTCGAACGGTGCGGCCTTCAGCAGATCCGTTATTTCCATAATTTTAGGATGCAGGCCGCCCAATGCGCCGCGGCTGGCGAGTGACCGGATAAAAACCCGGTCATCCAGATACCATTGGCTAAGCCGGATGCGGTCGCCCAGCAAGGCCCCCAAATGAAAAGGAGAAGAAGGGTCCACGCAGATAACAGCAACTTTTTTTCCGGCACGCACCGCCAAACCGATCAATGCATCCGTAAGGGTGCTTTTCCCTGCCCCGGGCGGGCCGGTAATACCAATGACCGGTTGCTGTTGCCCCTGTAAACCGGCCAGGAATGCGTCATACCCTGCTACCTCATTCTCTACCAGGCTGATAGCTCTTGCTATCGCTTTTGTAGCGCCTTCGGCCAAACCTTTTGACAGCGACTCCCACATCATATCTGCTAAAATAGTCAAGAATTGACAGGACGGCCTAATATTTTTTACCTTTGGACATGACCAATTTCATCCCCATATTCCCCTTATCTATCGTTGTTTTCCCCCAGGAACAGGTAAACCTGCATATTTTTGAGCCGCGCTATAAACAACTGATCATAGAATCTGTGGCGCAACAAAAGCCTTTTGGCATCCCCGTTGTAATGGACAACAAACTGCAGGATTTTGGTTCTTTGGTATTTGTAGAGGAAATTGTTCAAACCTATGAAAATGGAGAAATGGACATCAAAACAAGGGGCAGCGAGCTCTTCCGGATATTGGAAGTTATAAAAGATATTCCGGAAAAATTATACTCAGGAGCCATTGTCAGCTACCCCGAAAATAACCTCCAGGGTAACGCCCGGATAATGGAGCAACTGATGGCACAGCTACGCCGGTTACACCGCTACCTGCAGGTAATAAAGGATTTTAAAAAGACAGACAATGCCCTCACTACCTATGATATTGCCCACCATTCGGGCCTCACCATTTATGAAGAATATGAATTGCTCCAATTAACGCATGAGCGGCAGCGGCAGGAATATTTAAAGCGTCATTTTGAAAAAATAATCCCTGTTTTTGAAAAAATGGAGGAATTAAAGGCAAAAATTCAATCAAATGGCCATTTCAAGAACCTTAGTGGCTTTGATATTAAATAAACTTGTTTTATTCCCGGTACCGGATAATTTTGTGTGTCGCTTTTTCCCTGAGCCGGCACTTGCAGGTGGCGTTTAAGGGCGGATAACATTAATGTGTTCTTATGTTTCCTTTGCCGCTATCATAATTCTATGTATCTATGTGGTTAAATTTAAAATATCTGAACAAACTTTAATTTATTTTCATACTATGTCATCCACTCTTTGCTTTGATTTTGGCAATACACGCAAAAAAGTAGCCGTTTTTGAGGGGGATACCATTGTGAAAACATTAGTGTTGCAGGATGATACCTGTGAAACCATCCGGTCGCTGATAGCAGCGTACCGGCCAAAAAGATCTATTCTTTCTTCGGTGATCAATCACAATCCTGAAATAGAAACCATTTTAAAAGATACCACCCGGTTTCACCTGCTGAATCATTTATCGAAACTGCCCATCACTACACCTGTTGGCAAACCGGAAACTATTGGGGCAGACCGGCTGGCGATCGCTGCCGGGGGAGTTCATTTTTACCCCGGGAAAAATCTTTTATTAATCGGGTTAGGAACCTGCATTACCACAAATTTTGTAAATAAGTATAAAGAACTGGTGGGGGGCTCCATTTCACCAGGGCTGGAAATGCGGCTAAAATCCTTGCAATATTATACTGCAAAGCTGCCGCTGATCATGCCCAAGACCGATCTGCCCCTGATCGGTTACGATACGGAGACCAATATTTTATCAGGTGTGATCCTTGGAATGGCCTACGAACTGGACGGATTTATAACGGCTTATGCCGAAAAATTCGACAACTTTAACGTGGTATTAACCGGTGGTGATTTACAACATTTGGCATCACACATGAAAAGCAGGATATTTGCCGACCCTGAATTACTTTTTAAAGGCCTATATGCTATTAGTGAAGTCAATAACGCTTAGAAAATTGAACGCAACCACCTGTAAATGTCTTGCAGTAGCAATTTGTTGTACAGGTTTTAACCTCCTGGCTTCTGCCCAGGACAACTCTCCTTACTCAAGATACGCGCTGGGGGATGAAATATCCTCATCCAGTGCCACCAACAGGGGCATGGGGGGCGTTTCTGCTGCTTATAACAGCCCGTCAACCGTAAACTACTCCAATCCGGCCTCTTATTCTTTTTTTCAATCTATAACGGAGGTTGGTACAAAAAAGCAGATCCAGGGACGGGTCGTTCTGGATATCGGATTAGAAGGCCAGGGCCGGACCATGACCGATAATTTAAAACAGGCCCGGTTTACTTCAACTAATATTTTATTCAACAGGGTTTCGGTAGGAGTGCCCCTGCGGCGCAATTGGGGACTTGCCTTTGGATTAAGGCCGCTGAACCGCATCAGCTATGATATCGAGCAAAAAGAGAATCTTAACAGCGAAGGCTCCGGCCAGCGGATCGACTCCGCAACCACCAACCACCAGGGATACGGCGGTTTGTACCTGGCTTCAATAGGAACCGGTGTAAAATTCAAGGTAGGAAAAGATCAATACATCTCCCTTGGGGTAAACGGGGGATATATGTTCGGTTCCCAGAATTATACCACTACAAGAAGCTTGTATAACGACTCTACCTATTATGCAACCGGTACCTGGGATACCCGGACGGGACTAGGGAGGGTATATGCGGATGCCGGTATCCAGTATATGGGCAAAATAGGTAAGAAGCTATACCTGGGGCTCGGCGCTTATGGCAACTGGAAACAAACGATCAATACTTCTTCGGACATTAACACCAGCTCCGTAAATTATAGTTCCACTGCGCCGGATACTTCATACTCTCAAAAAAGTGTAAAAGGAAGCATAGTATACCCCACTAATACCACAGTAGGGTTTGTTTTACAAAAACCGCAGTCGGCAACCGAGTCCGGCTGGTTATTCGGGGCAGATTTTACCAGCTCCAAATGGCAGCAATTCAGGGTAAATGGTGTTCCCGACTCTGCAGTGGCCAATAACTGGAAACTGAAAGTGGGTGCGGAGTTCAGCCCCATCGGTAAAAAGAATTATTTTAGTCATGCCTCTTACCGCATCGGTTTCTATACCGGCCCGGATTATATCACTTATAATGGCAATCAGTTGCCTACTTATGGCGTTTCAGCCGGAATAGGATTGCCGCTGGCCAACTATAATCAAATGGCCCAGGGACAGTTTTCAATGATCAACCTGGCCTTTGAGTATTTCAAACGCGGCAACAGTAAAAACCCCTTGCAGGAAAATGTGTACCGGGTTACTGTTGGGTTCTCTCTTACAGACCTCTGGTTCGGAAAGCGGAGAAGTATGTAAGAAGGAGGCACCTGCCTGCTTATGCTTATTTGCTGTTAACTTCGCACCACGAAGAGAATAAAACGCTGAAATCATTTTTTACATATTTAGCTGTATTGGCTGCTCTGGTATCCGTTTTTTCCTGTGAAAATTCGCAGGAAGAAATTAATGCTTTGAGCAGAAAAGCCTTAATGACGGATAAGGCAATTAAAGTAGTGGGCTATCTTTCCCAGGGAGGCAAGGTAAAAGCAAAACTAACGGCGCCAGTGATGCTCAGGGTTCAGGCAGATACGGTATATACAGAATTCCCCCAAACCCTGCACGTAGACTTTTATAACGATAGTGCCAAAGTGGACAGCAAGCTGGACAGCAAGTATGGCAAATACATGGAATCGATCAGCAAGATCTACCTGCGGGACAGTGTGCGGATTGTTTCAGCAAAAGGCGATACCCTGTATTGCCAGGACCTGTGGTGGGATCAAAACAAACAGCTTTTTTATACCGATAAACCTGCAAAATACAATTCAGC
Proteins encoded in this region:
- a CDS encoding RluA family pseudouridine synthase, with the protein product MKLKELIVFETGELVALNKPSGLLSIPDREGKEPSLKDLLQVQYDDIFTVHRLDRETSGLIIFAKTAAAHKHFSQQFEARKTIKVYTGLVLGSVTVPEGHIDAPIAENMVKRGTMIIHRRGKQALTDFKVLKDYGLYTWMQFNIHTGRTHQIRVHTKEIGHPLVGDTLYGDGKPVFISSFKSKFNLSKNELEERPILNRLALHAAQLKIAGPDGNVIALEAPLHKDLRATLQQLDKRR
- a CDS encoding glycosyltransferase family 2 protein, whose amino-acid sequence is MNNLLDISYCLRTKKLHQKFSILLPSWNNLDYLKACIASILSHSDFEHQIIVHVNDGADGTLDWVKEQPGIDYTHSKENIGVCYALNAAARLAYTDYILYINDDMYVCPQWDQHLWKAVQEVGHDYFFISATAIERRPQSRCSIAKDYGADLEHFQKEALLNEFNTLPMSDWMGATWPPNVVHKNIWDLVGGYSTEFSPGMYSDPDFSMKLWNTGIRYFRGIAASRVYHFGSLSVKRIKKNKGYYQFIRKWGLTAGTFSSYFLRRGAVYSGPATTPRLSVLLKLKSLFKALVAVFK
- a CDS encoding glycosyltransferase family 2 protein; the protein is MTDPHNISLVVSTYNWPQALELVLLGVAAQKKLPAEVLIADDGSGAATKELIRSFQHKFPVPLQHIWQPDEGFQLARIRNKAIAAAQADYIVQIDGDSIPEKHFIMDHARVAETGCFVRGTRGLLTPGASQRAIAQKKIAFHFYSSGVKHRNNVLRSPLLLPLGIKKETNSFRVKGSNMGFWRKDFIRVNGYNNAMEGWGHEDEELAARFINAGLRKKKVKLAAVQYHLHHKTASQEQEPLHCLVLENVRTQLIIACTNGMAQL
- a CDS encoding glycosyltransferase family 2 protein, giving the protein MNPSKKLTVSLVIATYNWPQALECSLKSVLRQSRLPDEVIIADDGSTPQTAALIETYRALFPVPLLHIWQPDEGFQLARIRNKAIAAAQSDYIVQIDGDLVLHRNFISDHCAFSEPGFFATGGRVLLGKSFSEKVLAQPQKNISFFNKGIKNRKNSIRYRPLTRLFKNYRASDVFYLRGCNMAFWRKDLLNINGYNEAFTGWGREDNEIVVRLLNSGVQKHALKHGAIAYHIYHPEKERGSLSRNEELLSAAVSGSSKFALLGLNQYL
- a CDS encoding glycosyltransferase: MFPGETEAHQSLLVSIVLCTYNGEKYIAEQLNSICNQRYQNLEIIICDDASTDDTMLILSRFSEKDPRIRLEKNAENLGFAKNFNSAVSRATGAIVGFADQDDVWHPDKIATLLANWPPGSPLIYCNSVRFFNEGEKDWNRKGNRSYRRFEGTDLRKIAIFNTVSGHALLMRRELVARVFPVPEGLVYDWYGAAVAACSGGVSYWPQTMVLQRVHAANTTVNGGFEFRPGQQNHSFKCLVDLHLNVFQQLPGAHQKFMQQLYGLWHGALTKPFSRRLFLFIARHQKILLWKKKKMGGLLSRIKHAYRLAKR
- the meaB gene encoding methylmalonyl Co-A mutase-associated GTPase MeaB, which encodes MTILADMMWESLSKGLAEGATKAIARAISLVENEVAGYDAFLAGLQGQQQPVIGITGPPGAGKSTLTDALIGLAVRAGKKVAVICVDPSSPFHLGALLGDRIRLSQWYLDDRVFIRSLASRGALGGLHPKIMEITDLLKAAPFDLIIVETVGVGQSEVDIAGLADVTVVVLVPEAGDEIQTMKAGLMEVADIFVVNKSDRPGADLFAKNLRQLLAPAFSMGHASIPVIATVAHTMKGVEALYTAIEKAAAGNQIRDRKTWLLTEKAWQLIQKKRMADIDKTQLAAALAVQSEEPSFNLYKFIQDL
- a CDS encoding LON peptidase substrate-binding domain-containing protein, yielding MTNFIPIFPLSIVVFPQEQVNLHIFEPRYKQLIIESVAQQKPFGIPVVMDNKLQDFGSLVFVEEIVQTYENGEMDIKTRGSELFRILEVIKDIPEKLYSGAIVSYPENNLQGNARIMEQLMAQLRRLHRYLQVIKDFKKTDNALTTYDIAHHSGLTIYEEYELLQLTHERQRQEYLKRHFEKIIPVFEKMEELKAKIQSNGHFKNLSGFDIK
- a CDS encoding type III pantothenate kinase; its protein translation is MSSTLCFDFGNTRKKVAVFEGDTIVKTLVLQDDTCETIRSLIAAYRPKRSILSSVINHNPEIETILKDTTRFHLLNHLSKLPITTPVGKPETIGADRLAIAAGGVHFYPGKNLLLIGLGTCITTNFVNKYKELVGGSISPGLEMRLKSLQYYTAKLPLIMPKTDLPLIGYDTETNILSGVILGMAYELDGFITAYAEKFDNFNVVLTGGDLQHLASHMKSRIFADPELLFKGLYAISEVNNA
- the lptC gene encoding LPS export ABC transporter periplasmic protein LptC, translated to MAALVSVFSCENSQEEINALSRKALMTDKAIKVVGYLSQGGKVKAKLTAPVMLRVQADTVYTEFPQTLHVDFYNDSAKVDSKLDSKYGKYMESISKIYLRDSVRIVSAKGDTLYCQDLWWDQNKQLFYTDKPAKYNSANEHLQGDQGLEATQDLKNVTFKNGHGQGMFREGGAPGPADSTAQKGVPLPADTSGRKGAPVKAPVQ